One region of Oryza glaberrima chromosome 7, OglaRS2, whole genome shotgun sequence genomic DNA includes:
- the LOC127779773 gene encoding uncharacterized protein LOC127779773, whose protein sequence is MAPSYRPYSGEYQYGNGNAVVPYGGGGERRMKAVCRWVPGAWWLSDPEMKRRRRVAGYKSYAVEGKVKASIRRGLRWIKAKCSHIVRR, encoded by the coding sequence ATGGCGCCGTCGTACCGCCCCTACTCCGGGGAGTATCAGTACGGCAACGGCAACGCGGTGGTGCCgtatggcggtggcggcgagcggaggaTGAAGGCGGTGTGTCGGTGGGTGCCTGGTGCGTGGTGGCTGTCGGACCCGGAgatgaagcggcggcggagggtggccGGATACAAGTCGTACGCGGTGGAGGGGAAGGTGAAGGCGTCCATCCGCAGGGGGCTCCGCTGGATCAAGGCCAAGTGCTCCCACATCGTCCGCCGCTAG